The Colias croceus chromosome 18, ilColCroc2.1 genome has a window encoding:
- the LOC123699550 gene encoding fatty acid-binding protein-like: protein MGATQSELANSSKADLVSRIKARVENADKNKAREVGGVFLFNIIKGTSVYSWTMDLNQVIVYEGEPAEDPDTTFTLNEHYFKQLVQGKEDPRVIMQAGRCSVTGDIMRAMKLEPYIKLS from the exons ATG GGTGCAACACAGAGCGAGTTAGCGAACAGCTCAAAAGCAGATTTGGTGTCTCGAATCAAAGCGAGAGTGGAAAATGCGGATAAAAACAAAGCGAGAGAAGTCGGGGGTGTTTTCTtgtttaacattattaaaggCACATCTGTATATTCTTGGA CAATGGACCTGAACCAAGTGATAGTCTACGAAGGCGAACCAGCAGAGGATCCAGACACAACATTTACCCTCAACGAGCATTACTTCAAGCAACTGGTGCAAGGCAAGGAAGACCCTAGGGTGATCATGCAAGCTGGCAGGTGCTCCGTCACGGGCGACATCATGAGGGCAATGAAACTTGAACCCTATATTAAGCTTAGTTAG